The Quercus robur chromosome 7, dhQueRobu3.1, whole genome shotgun sequence genome has a segment encoding these proteins:
- the LOC126693032 gene encoding glucan endo-1,3-beta-glucosidase 8-like — MEWQWFSRWVLVIGGVLGCLCVCVEGLGVNWGTMATHKLPPKTVVQMLKDNGIQKVKLFDAEQSTMSALAGSDIEVMVAIPNDQLAVMTDYDRAKQWVKKNVTRYLFNGGVNIKYAAVGNEPFLTSYNGSFLNITFPALQNIQNALNEAGVGDSIKATVPLNADVYFSPTTSAYPSAGRFRADITDLMTQIAQFLSKNNAPFTVNIYPFLSLYGNDDFPIDYAFFDGVSKPVVDINGIQYTNVFDANFDTLVSALKAVGISNMTIIVGEVGWPTDGDKNANVGNAYRFYNGLIAKLAANKGTPLHPGYIEVYLFGLIDEDAKSVAPGNFERHWGIYRYDGQPKYAIDVSGQSQNKFLLPAQNVEYLSNKWCVFNPNAKDLSKLADNINFACTFADCTTLGYGSSCNNLDANGNASYAFNMYFQIQNQDPMACNFQGLAQVTTQNISQANCNFTIQIATSSSSRGSSLVTSVFITLFMFLLV; from the exons ATGGAGTGGCAGTGGTTTTCGAGGTGGGTTTTGGTTATAGGAGGAGTATTGGGttgtttatgtgtttgtgtaGAAGGGCTTGGTGTGAACTGGGGAACCATGGCAACTCACAAGTTGCCACCAAAGACAGTGGTTCAGATGCTGAAAGACAATGGTATTCAGAAGGTGAAGCTCTTTGATGCAGAGCAGTCTACGATGAGTGCTTTGGCTGGCTCTGATATTGAGGTCATGGTTGCTATTCCCAATGATCAGCTGGCTGTCATGACTGACTATGATCGTGCCAAACAATGGGTCAAGAAAAACGTCACACGCTATCTCTTCAATGGAGGGGTTAACATCAA GTATGCAGCAGTTGGGAATGAGCCTTTCCTGACATCCTACAATGGCTCATTCCTGAATATCACCTTCCCAGCACTTCAGAATATTCAAAATGCCCTTAATGAAGCTGGTGTTGGAGACTCTATCAAGGCCACTGTGCCTTTAAATGCTGATGTCTACTTCTCTCCAACAACCTCCGCCTATCCCTCTGCCGGAAGGTTTCGGGCTGATATCACTGACTTAATGACTCAGATTGCCCAGTTTCTAAGCAAGAATAATGCACCTTTCACAGTAAACATTTACCCTTTCCTAAGTCTTTATGGTAATGACGATTTCCCAATTGACTATGCCTTCTTTGATGGAGTAAGCAAGCCCGTCGTTGACATTAATGGGATTCAATACACCAATGTGTTCGATGCTAACTTTGATACCTTGGTTTCTGCTCTGAAAGCTGTTGGGATTTCTAACATGACCATTATTGtaggggaggttgggtggcCTACAGATGGGGACAAGAATGCTAATGTAGGTAACGCTTATAGATTTTACAACGGGCTTATAGCAAAACTTGCAGCCAATAAGGGTACCCCACTACACCCTGGATATATAGAAGTTTACTTGTTTGGTCTTATAGATGAGGATGCCAAGAGCGTTGCTCCGGGAAATTTTGAACGCCATTGGGGAATTTATAGGTATGATGGCCAGCCAAAATATGCGATAGATGTTTCTGGTCAGagtcaaaataaatttcttCTGCCTGCACAGAATGTGGAATATCTTTCCAACAAATGGTGTGTGTTCAATCCAAATGCCAAAGATCTGAGCAAACTAGCAGACAACATAAATTTTGCTTGCACCTTCGCAGATTGCACCACACTTGGATATGGGTCCTCTTGTAATAATTTGGATGCCAATGGGAATGCCTCATATGCATTTAATATGTATTTCCAGATACAGAATCAGGATCCAATGGCCTGTAATTTTCAAGGGTTGGCCCAAGTGACTACACAGAATATCTCACAAGCAAATTGCAATTTTACCATTCAGATAgctacatcttcttcttcacgGGGGTCTTCACTGGTGACTTCAGTATTTATAACTCTCTTCATGTTTCTGTTAGTATAG